In Pedobacter sp. W3I1, one DNA window encodes the following:
- a CDS encoding 3-hydroxybutyryl-CoA dehydrogenase: protein MKQIAVIGSGTMGNGIAHTFAQFNYQVNLIDINQPALDRAIQTITKNLDRQVAKGTLTEEHKAATLNNITTYTSTKDGVQSSDLIVEAATENVDLKLKIFKDLDEYAPAHAILASNTSSISITQIAAVTDRGDKVIGMHFMNPVPVMKLVEVIRGYATSDETTGTIMSLSQSLEKVPVEVNDYPGFVANRILMPMINEAIYTLYEGVAGVYEIDTVMKLGMAHPMGPLQLADFIGLDVCLAILKVLNDGFGNPKYAPCPLLVNMVAAGKTGAKTGEGFYQYTAGSKDLVVSDKFKKS from the coding sequence ATGAAACAAATCGCAGTTATAGGATCTGGCACGATGGGAAATGGCATTGCCCACACCTTTGCACAATTCAATTATCAAGTCAACCTCATTGACATTAATCAGCCTGCATTGGATAGGGCCATACAAACCATTACCAAAAATTTAGACAGACAGGTTGCCAAAGGAACATTAACAGAAGAGCATAAAGCGGCCACGCTTAATAACATCACAACCTATACCTCAACAAAGGATGGCGTTCAAAGCTCCGATTTAATTGTAGAGGCCGCTACCGAAAATGTAGACTTAAAATTGAAGATTTTTAAGGACTTAGATGAATATGCTCCTGCACATGCTATTCTGGCTTCCAACACCTCCTCTATTTCCATTACGCAGATTGCTGCCGTAACTGACAGAGGCGATAAGGTAATCGGGATGCACTTTATGAACCCTGTTCCGGTAATGAAGTTAGTAGAAGTAATAAGAGGTTATGCCACGAGTGATGAAACAACCGGTACCATTATGTCGCTATCTCAAAGTTTGGAGAAAGTTCCTGTTGAGGTAAATGACTATCCAGGTTTTGTGGCTAACCGCATTTTAATGCCAATGATTAACGAGGCCATTTATACCCTGTACGAAGGCGTTGCAGGTGTTTACGAAATCGATACGGTAATGAAACTAGGCATGGCACACCCGATGGGGCCCTTGCAGTTAGCCGATTTTATTGGCCTGGATGTTTGTTTAGCTATATTAAAAGTATTGAACGACGGTTTTGGTAATCCTAAATACGCACCATGTCCATTATTGGTAAACATGGTGGCAGCGGGTAAAACAGGCGCTAAAACTGGCGAAGGTTTTTATCAATATACGGCGGGATCAAAAGATCTTGTTGTTTCCGATAAATTTAAAAAATCCTAA
- a CDS encoding DUF433 domain-containing protein: MESLKDIISTNADILGGLPVFAGTRVPVETLFFHVEKGITIDEFLEDFPSVSKKQVISVLEVANKLITSDHIDKLYEIAS; encoded by the coding sequence ATGGAATCATTAAAAGATATTATCTCGACAAATGCAGACATTTTAGGCGGTTTACCTGTTTTTGCAGGTACAAGGGTACCGGTTGAAACCTTATTTTTTCATGTTGAAAAGGGAATCACCATAGATGAATTTTTAGAGGATTTTCCCAGCGTTTCGAAGAAACAGGTGATTAGTGTGTTAGAAGTCGCGAATAAATTAATAACCTCAGATCATATAGATAAATTATATGAAATTGCTTCTTGA
- a CDS encoding 5-(carboxyamino)imidazole ribonucleotide synthase, producing MAKQISELKLGILGGGQLGRMLIQQAINYNVTTLVLDPDPDAPCKHISNYFENGSITDFDTVYNFGKKADIITIEIEKVNIDALEQLEKEGKKVFPQSRVIRLIQDKGIQKQFFKENDIPTSPFQIVNTKEDMENSPFHFPYILKLRKDGYDGKGVMKINSAADLDKAFDAPCIIEKLVDFEKEVAVIVARNANGDIKTFPMVEMEFNPEANLVEFLISPSTYAESLQQRAENIAKNIASAMNITGILAVEMFVCKDGELLVNEVAPRPHNSGHQTIEGNYVSQFEQHLRSIYNLPLGDTSSITNAIMINLLGEKGFEGVARYENLEKILSIDGVYVHLYGKKYTKPFRKMGHVTIVDIDREKAIEKARFVQKTLQVIA from the coding sequence ATGGCAAAACAGATTAGCGAATTAAAATTAGGTATTTTAGGTGGCGGACAATTGGGCAGAATGCTCATTCAACAAGCAATCAACTATAATGTAACTACATTAGTTTTAGACCCAGATCCTGATGCTCCCTGCAAACACATTTCCAATTACTTCGAAAATGGCTCGATTACCGATTTTGACACCGTTTACAACTTTGGGAAGAAAGCCGATATCATTACTATTGAAATTGAAAAAGTAAATATCGATGCGCTTGAGCAACTCGAAAAAGAAGGCAAAAAAGTATTTCCACAATCGAGGGTGATCCGTTTAATCCAGGATAAAGGTATACAGAAACAGTTTTTTAAAGAAAACGATATCCCAACATCTCCTTTCCAGATTGTAAATACGAAGGAAGATATGGAGAACAGTCCTTTCCATTTTCCCTACATTTTAAAACTGCGAAAAGATGGTTACGATGGTAAAGGAGTAATGAAAATCAATAGTGCTGCCGATTTGGATAAAGCATTTGATGCACCTTGTATTATTGAGAAACTGGTCGATTTTGAAAAAGAAGTTGCCGTAATTGTTGCCCGTAACGCCAATGGCGATATAAAAACTTTCCCGATGGTAGAAATGGAATTCAATCCAGAGGCCAATTTGGTGGAGTTTTTAATTTCCCCATCAACTTATGCTGAAAGCTTACAGCAAAGAGCTGAAAACATTGCTAAAAATATAGCTTCTGCAATGAACATTACCGGAATTTTAGCTGTAGAAATGTTTGTATGTAAAGATGGTGAATTGCTGGTTAACGAGGTTGCTCCCCGCCCGCACAATAGCGGCCACCAAACCATTGAGGGCAATTATGTTTCTCAGTTCGAACAACATTTACGTTCTATTTATAATTTGCCACTTGGCGATACCAGCAGCATTACCAATGCCATTATGATTAATCTACTTGGCGAAAAAGGTTTTGAAGGTGTAGCCAGGTATGAAAATCTGGAGAAAATATTAAGCATTGATGGTGTTTATGTTCACCTATATGGCAAAAAATACACTAAACCTTTCCGCAAGATGGGTCATGTAACCATTGTTGATATCGACAGGGAAAAAGCCATTGAAAAAGCACGATTTGTACAAAAAACATTACAGGTAATTGCCTAA
- a CDS encoding YqgE/AlgH family protein: MLNNIKPKTGRLLISEPFMADPNFKRSVVLLTEHGDDGTVGYILNQVGNLMLNDVIKDLWDAKNYIYFGGPVAADTLHFIHRCYDKLQSGEPIGNELYWGGNFETLKILLNTNAISADEVKFFMGYSGWDNGQLDREIEQNAWMVSDISNPDLIFSNDDEKLWRDVIVNLGPKYAHISNFPADPSLN; this comes from the coding sequence ATGCTGAACAATATAAAACCAAAAACCGGCCGCTTGCTCATCTCAGAACCATTTATGGCCGATCCTAATTTTAAAAGATCTGTGGTGCTGTTAACCGAACATGGTGATGATGGAACTGTAGGTTATATTCTTAACCAGGTAGGGAATCTCATGCTGAACGATGTGATCAAGGATTTGTGGGATGCGAAAAATTACATTTATTTTGGTGGACCTGTTGCTGCAGATACCTTACATTTTATCCATAGGTGTTATGATAAATTGCAGAGCGGCGAACCTATCGGGAATGAATTGTATTGGGGTGGAAATTTTGAAACACTTAAAATACTCTTAAATACGAATGCCATAAGCGCTGATGAAGTGAAATTTTTTATGGGCTATTCTGGCTGGGATAATGGACAATTGGATCGAGAAATAGAGCAGAATGCCTGGATGGTGAGTGATATCTCTAACCCTGATCTCATTTTTAGTAACGACGATGAAAAGCTTTGGCGTGATGTTATTGTAAACCTAGGGCCTAAGTATGCACATATCAGTAATTTTCCGGCCGATCCGAGTTTAAACTGA
- a CDS encoding NAD(P)/FAD-dependent oxidoreductase: protein MNADAIIIGAGACGLMCAVQAGYLGKKVIVLEKNEKPGAKILISGGGRCNYTNQFASAEQFISVNPHFIKSAFTQWTVDDTIGFFETYGIAGKEKTLGQLFPDDKNAKDVVQVFTSICEDLGQEIRCNADVKDIEILPEAFKVSYEKNGKTIVITAEKLVIATGGLPIPKMGATDFALRFARKHNLKIIETAPALVPLTITGKDEEWFAQLSGNSVFCEVSNDEISFEENILFTHWGLSGPAILQISSFWRRGETINLNLLPHQNMVALLDEERKNNGKTLLSTLLNRVYTKKFTDALGKFLPLSKPVAALTKTEIDLIEQTIHHFKVKPAGDKGYDKAEVMRGGIDTNEISSKTLECKKIPNLFFGGECLDVTGWLGGYNFQWAWASGFVIAQNI from the coding sequence ATGAATGCTGATGCAATAATTATTGGCGCAGGTGCTTGCGGATTGATGTGTGCGGTGCAGGCAGGCTATCTGGGCAAAAAAGTAATTGTGCTCGAAAAAAACGAAAAACCTGGCGCCAAAATTTTAATTTCCGGAGGTGGCCGCTGCAATTATACGAACCAATTTGCATCAGCTGAACAGTTTATATCGGTCAACCCACATTTTATCAAATCTGCTTTTACCCAGTGGACGGTTGACGATACCATTGGCTTTTTTGAAACCTATGGCATAGCAGGCAAAGAAAAAACTTTAGGTCAATTATTTCCTGACGATAAAAATGCGAAGGATGTTGTTCAGGTTTTTACTTCCATTTGTGAAGATTTAGGGCAGGAAATTAGGTGTAATGCCGATGTAAAGGATATTGAGATCTTGCCTGAAGCTTTTAAAGTAAGTTATGAGAAAAACGGAAAAACGATTGTTATAACCGCCGAAAAGTTGGTGATTGCCACAGGAGGCTTGCCCATTCCAAAAATGGGCGCTACCGATTTTGCCTTACGCTTTGCCAGGAAACACAACTTAAAAATCATTGAAACCGCACCCGCTCTGGTTCCATTAACCATTACCGGAAAAGACGAAGAGTGGTTTGCACAGCTTTCAGGCAATTCTGTTTTTTGTGAAGTAAGTAATGATGAAATTTCGTTCGAAGAAAATATCCTCTTTACCCATTGGGGACTAAGTGGCCCCGCTATTTTGCAGATTTCTTCTTTTTGGAGGAGAGGGGAGACGATTAATTTAAATCTGCTACCACACCAAAATATGGTTGCATTATTGGATGAAGAAAGAAAAAATAATGGTAAAACGCTATTATCGACATTGTTAAACCGGGTGTATACCAAAAAGTTTACCGATGCTTTAGGGAAATTTTTGCCTTTAAGTAAACCTGTTGCAGCATTAACAAAAACAGAAATCGATTTAATTGAACAAACCATTCACCATTTTAAAGTTAAACCTGCAGGTGATAAAGGTTATGATAAAGCGGAAGTAATGCGTGGCGGAATTGATACCAATGAGATATCCTCTAAAACTTTGGAATGTAAAAAAATTCCGAACCTGTTTTTTGGTGGCGAATGTTTAGACGTTACTGGTTGGCTGGGTGGCTATAATTTTCAGTGGGCCTGGGCAAGCGGTTTTGTGATTGCGCAGAATATTTAA
- a CDS encoding bifunctional GNAT family N-acetyltransferase/carbon-nitrogen hydrolase family protein, which translates to MNIELRKLTLEDYEDLKESMLQAYDSMGGSIWPKASIAKLLNIFPEGQLCIAVDDKVVACSLAIIVEYDEYGDRHTYKLITGDYSFTTHDPNGDTLYGIEIFVHPDFRGLRLGRRLYEARKELCESLNLKSIIAGGRIPGYHQYAEQLSPRQYIDKVKAKEIYDPTLTFQISNDFHVRKVLKNYLPGDKESKEYATLIEWNNIYYQGIDASARSAMTIRLGLVQWEMRLFPNMEAFYEQVEFFVDALSGYKSDFVMFPELFNTPLLQPYNHLPEIEAMRKLAEKTEEIVQKMHEYSLSYNTNIITGSMPLIEDGKLYNATYLCHRTGKIDEYRKIHITPNEQKYYGMIGGDKVQVFDTDCGKVGILICYDVEFPELSRIYAEQGMQILFVPFLTDTQNGYTRVRHCAQARAIENECYVAIAGCVGNLPKVNNMDIQFAQSAVFTPSDFAFPTNAIKAEATPNTEMVLVVDVDLHLLDELHHYGTVKVLKDRRKDLYQVKLLK; encoded by the coding sequence ATGAATATTGAATTACGTAAACTAACGCTCGAAGATTACGAAGATCTTAAAGAATCAATGCTACAAGCCTACGACAGCATGGGTGGTTCCATCTGGCCGAAAGCAAGTATCGCAAAACTTTTAAATATTTTTCCTGAGGGACAACTCTGTATCGCAGTTGATGATAAAGTTGTAGCCTGCTCACTCGCCATTATTGTAGAATATGATGAATACGGCGATCGGCATACCTATAAATTGATCACTGGCGATTATTCTTTTACAACACACGACCCTAATGGCGATACCCTTTATGGTATTGAAATTTTCGTACACCCTGACTTCCGCGGTTTGCGCTTGGGAAGAAGGTTATATGAGGCGCGTAAAGAACTCTGCGAAAGCCTAAACCTCAAAAGCATTATTGCCGGCGGAAGAATTCCTGGTTATCATCAATATGCAGAGCAGCTGAGTCCGAGGCAATATATAGACAAGGTAAAAGCTAAAGAAATTTACGATCCTACACTTACTTTTCAAATTTCGAATGATTTCCACGTCAGAAAAGTATTAAAGAATTATTTACCAGGCGATAAAGAATCGAAAGAATATGCCACCTTAATTGAGTGGAATAATATTTATTACCAGGGTATTGATGCTTCGGCGCGTTCGGCAATGACCATCCGTTTAGGTTTAGTACAATGGGAAATGCGTTTATTCCCAAACATGGAGGCGTTTTACGAGCAGGTAGAGTTTTTTGTAGATGCTTTGAGCGGTTACAAATCAGATTTCGTGATGTTCCCTGAGCTATTTAATACGCCTCTACTGCAACCATACAATCACTTACCAGAAATTGAGGCCATGCGCAAGCTTGCTGAAAAAACGGAAGAGATTGTGCAAAAAATGCATGAATACTCGTTGAGTTACAATACAAACATCATTACCGGTAGTATGCCACTCATTGAGGATGGTAAACTTTACAACGCCACTTACCTTTGTCACCGTACTGGTAAAATAGATGAGTATAGGAAAATCCACATTACACCAAATGAGCAAAAATATTACGGCATGATTGGTGGCGATAAAGTGCAGGTTTTCGATACGGATTGTGGTAAAGTAGGCATTTTGATTTGTTATGATGTCGAATTCCCAGAATTGAGCCGCATTTATGCTGAGCAGGGTATGCAGATTTTATTTGTACCATTTCTAACCGATACGCAAAACGGTTATACACGTGTTCGGCATTGCGCGCAGGCAAGGGCGATAGAAAACGAATGTTACGTGGCCATTGCAGGCTGTGTGGGCAATTTACCTAAGGTAAATAACATGGATATCCAGTTTGCTCAATCAGCAGTTTTTACCCCATCCGATTTTGCTTTTCCAACCAATGCCATCAAAGCAGAGGCAACGCCAAATACCGAGATGGTATTGGTAGTAGATGTTGACCTGCATTTATTAGACGAATTGCACCATTATGGAACGGTAAAAGTGCTAAAAGACAGACGGAAAGATCTTTACCAGGTTAAACTTTTAAAATAA
- the ruvB gene encoding Holliday junction branch migration DNA helicase RuvB, with amino-acid sequence MNENLDPEASNLTPTDRDIERVLRPQAFEDFTGQEKVMENLKIFVQAAKLRGEALDHVLLHGPPGLGKTTLSHIIANEMATGIKVTSGPVLDKPGDLAGLLTGLDEGDILFIDEIHRLSPLVEEYLYSAMEDFKIDIMLETGPNARSVQISLNPFTLVGATTRSGLLTAPLRARFGINARLAYYDAKLLTTIVLRSSEILKTPISDEGAYEIARRSRGTPRIANALLRRTRDFAQIKGNGNIDTEIARYALNALNVDEHGLDEMDNRILVTIIDKFKGGPVGLKTIATAVGEDEGTIEEVYEPFLIQEGYIMRTSRGREVTEAAYKHLKKNYPGQTGKLF; translated from the coding sequence ATGAATGAGAATCTGGATCCTGAAGCAAGCAACCTAACCCCTACCGATCGGGATATTGAAAGGGTTTTAAGGCCGCAGGCTTTTGAAGATTTTACGGGGCAGGAAAAAGTGATGGAAAACCTGAAGATTTTTGTTCAGGCGGCGAAACTCCGCGGTGAGGCTTTAGATCATGTTCTTTTGCATGGCCCTCCGGGATTAGGCAAAACCACACTTTCTCATATCATTGCCAATGAAATGGCTACTGGCATCAAAGTAACCTCTGGTCCGGTATTGGATAAACCGGGCGATTTAGCTGGTTTATTAACTGGCCTGGATGAAGGCGATATCCTTTTTATCGATGAGATCCATCGTTTATCTCCACTGGTTGAAGAATACTTATATTCTGCAATGGAAGATTTTAAGATCGATATTATGCTCGAAACCGGCCCGAATGCTCGTTCGGTACAGATATCGCTTAATCCTTTTACGCTCGTTGGTGCCACTACGCGCTCCGGTTTGTTAACAGCCCCTTTAAGAGCCCGTTTCGGAATTAATGCCCGTTTAGCTTACTACGATGCTAAATTGCTCACTACAATTGTGCTCCGCTCTTCTGAGATATTAAAAACACCTATAAGTGATGAAGGTGCTTACGAAATAGCCAGACGTAGTCGTGGTACGCCCCGTATAGCTAACGCACTTTTACGCAGAACAAGAGATTTTGCGCAGATTAAAGGAAATGGAAATATCGATACGGAAATAGCCCGCTATGCCTTAAATGCACTGAATGTGGATGAGCATGGTTTAGATGAGATGGACAATAGGATTCTGGTTACCATTATCGATAAATTTAAGGGTGGCCCTGTAGGTTTAAAAACCATTGCAACAGCTGTTGGAGAAGATGAAGGCACCATTGAAGAGGTTTATGAACCGTTCTTGATTCAGGAAGGGTATATTATGCGTACTTCACGTGGTAGAGAAGTTACCGAAGCGGCTTACAAACATTTAAAAAAGAATTATCCAGGTCAGACTGGGAAGTTGTTTTAA
- the purE gene encoding 5-(carboxyamino)imidazole ribonucleotide mutase encodes MSQGNSDSALVGIIMGSKSDLPVMQDAADVLKEFGINYEITVVSAHRTPERMFNYAKEAHGRGLKVIIAGAGGAAHLPGMVASITTLPVIGVPVKSSNSIDGWDSILSILQMPNGIPVATVALNAAKNAGLLAAQILATADESLTVKMQAYKDELRRKVEESADSLES; translated from the coding sequence ATGAGTCAAGGAAATTCAGATTCGGCATTGGTTGGAATTATAATGGGAAGCAAATCGGACCTGCCTGTTATGCAAGATGCTGCTGATGTGTTAAAAGAATTTGGAATAAACTATGAAATTACGGTTGTTTCTGCCCACAGAACACCAGAGCGTATGTTCAATTATGCCAAAGAAGCACACGGCCGTGGCCTAAAGGTAATTATTGCCGGTGCCGGCGGTGCGGCTCACTTACCGGGAATGGTGGCTTCTATTACCACATTACCTGTGATTGGTGTTCCAGTGAAATCATCAAACTCTATTGATGGCTGGGACAGTATTTTATCAATCTTACAAATGCCGAATGGTATTCCGGTTGCCACAGTAGCTTTAAACGCAGCTAAAAACGCTGGTTTATTAGCCGCTCAGATTTTAGCAACAGCTGATGAATCTTTAACGGTTAAAATGCAGGCTTACAAAGATGAGTTGAGAAGAAAAGTGGAAGAAAGCGCAGATAGTCTGGAGTCCTAA
- the pdxH gene encoding pyridoxamine 5'-phosphate oxidase — translation MQVTNEFLQNLRQDYKSASLDESDVDQDPIIQFKKWFQHAIDAQIYEPNVMTLATADKAGRPDARIVLLKGVDTDGFRFFTNYLSAKGKELKRNPYAALVFFWPELERQVRIEGTVEKLDKETSEEYFNTRPVDSQIGAVASPQSQVIPNRAFLEEKVEELKAKSANKGVAKPAHWGGYIVKPTRIEFWQGRSSRLHDRINFEKVKGIWTKTRLAP, via the coding sequence ATGCAAGTTACAAATGAATTTCTACAAAACCTGCGCCAAGATTACAAAAGCGCTTCGCTAGACGAATCTGACGTTGATCAAGATCCAATTATCCAGTTTAAAAAATGGTTTCAGCATGCTATTGATGCTCAAATATACGAACCCAATGTAATGACTTTGGCTACGGCTGATAAAGCTGGCCGACCAGATGCCCGTATTGTTTTACTTAAAGGCGTTGATACAGATGGATTTAGGTTCTTTACGAATTACCTTAGTGCAAAAGGAAAAGAGCTGAAACGAAACCCTTATGCAGCGTTGGTATTTTTCTGGCCTGAACTGGAAAGACAGGTGAGAATTGAAGGAACGGTAGAAAAATTGGACAAAGAAACTTCGGAGGAATATTTCAATACGAGACCTGTCGACAGTCAGATTGGAGCAGTAGCTTCCCCGCAAAGCCAGGTTATTCCCAACAGGGCATTTCTGGAAGAGAAAGTTGAAGAATTAAAAGCTAAAAGTGCCAATAAAGGTGTAGCTAAACCTGCACACTGGGGTGGCTATATTGTAAAACCTACGCGGATAGAATTTTGGCAAGGAAGAAGTAGCCGACTGCACGACAGGATAAATTTCGAAAAAGTTAAGGGAATTTGGACCAAAACCAGATTGGCACCATAA